TTTTTCTGTATCCTTTGTAACGGGGGAAGATGTCTCGTTATGCCTCAGTGTGCCGTTATCATCTGCAAAACGATTAAACACAAAAGCAGCCGCACTTATGATAAAATTCAATACTGCTGCAAATAATATAGTTTGTGTAACTCCAAAAAAACGTATCAGAAAAAATCCTGTCAGAAAAGATCCGGCCACTGCACCAAGAGTATTCACACCGTACAATTTACCAATTCCGCTCCCGATATTTAACTTATCCTTAACAATAATATGTGTTAACACGGGAAAGGTACCGCCCATCAAAAATGTAGCAGGAAGCATCAGGACAAAAGCTATTATAAATTGTATCATCCGAAAAATAAAAACAGAATCTCTGAGAGGAAAATAGATATTGGAAAAAATCTGCCCGGCCAGCGGCTGAAGTAAAAATATCAAACCCGCAAAAGCACCTATACCCAGCTCTAAAAATGCATAAACTTTCAGATGATTTGTTATTCTGTCTGCAATACTGCCTAGGATCTTGCTTCCTAAAGCCAAACCAAGCATGTATGCAGACAGAACAGTACTTATAGCGATAGTAGTATTACCGAATATCAGCCCGAAAAGCCTTAGCCAGACTACTTCATACACAAGGCCTGTAAAACCTGAAACGAAAAACACAATAAAAACACTTTTCCTCAACATAGGACATTTATTCCGTTTTTTAGTTATGGGCCTACTTCAGCAGCGTCATCTTACCTGTTGAAGAAAAATTACCTGCCTGCAAATGATAAAAATATATTCCGCTGTTTAAACGGTCAGTATTAATGCTGAATGAATAGCTTCCTGTTTTTAAATTTTTGTCAACAACTGATTTTACTTTTCGCCCCAGAATGTTATAAACATCAAGGCAGACATGTACATCATCAGCAATACCGAATTTAATATTTGTCTGATTATTAAAAGGATTGGGATAATTTTGTGTCAAATAAAATTGATTCGGTTTCATCACTTCATTTCCCCCGGCTACTTCTGTTGATCCCGGAATAATCTGATTAATTGCAGTTCCGACGCGTACATCATCAATTCTTCCTTCAAAATCCTTTGTAGAAGGTAATGCCGGATCACTTGAGTACCAGGACCCTATTGACAAAGGGTCGTCATTAGAAAAATATTCCTGAGTGAAGCCCAGAGTATCAACCGGAGCTTTTGACGGATCATTCCACATGTAAACCTTCCCGGCTGCATAATCATAAAACAGAGCTACAAATGTCCATTTATCTGCTGAAATATTAAAAGTGGAAGCAATAGTCTGCGCCTTATTATTTTTGTCACGAATCAGAAACTCCAGTTTCTTCTTTTTTGATAATCGCAATGCATAGTTTGTTGTTTTCGGATTTGTGTACTGATCCCCTTTATTAATAATCCAGTGCACAT
The DNA window shown above is from bacterium and carries:
- a CDS encoding T9SS type A sorting domain-containing protein; amino-acid sequence: GRWQFENNGNDTAGWDAVENSGNLQGDAVFDSTGPLQEGNYFLFLDSIYVHDYFKADDSDDLDFDNEDIGISAWIFPLAVGDDVHWIINKGDQYTNPKTTNYALRLSKKKKLEFLIRDKNNKAQTIASTFNISADKWTFVALFYDYAAGKVYMWNDPSKAPVDTLGFTQEYFSNDDPLSIGSWYSSDPALPSTKDFEGRIDDVRVGTAINQIIPGSTEVAGGNEVMKPNQFYLTQNYPNPFNNQTNIKFGIADDVHVCLDVYNILGRKVKSVVDKNLKTGSYSFSINTDRLNSGIYFYHLQAGNFSSTGKMTLLK